GTCGAATCAGGTCCGTCTGATGTTGTATTCAATACGCCTCGGCATGATTATACACGGGCTCTGCTTAAAGCCGCTTTTGATACTCTCCCTCCGCTATAGGTCGTTCCATGGTCAATACGTTTATCACGCAACTGTATTTTGGCATGCTCTTCGTTGCATGATTGAAAAGTTTTATGAGTACCAAAGAATATAGTGCGTCAGCAGAGTGCAATACATTGTCTGATGGGTATCGTTTTCTGTGCATATGTGTCATCGTTGTCTTTACGCTGATTGCAGGGGGATGCGGTGCGTTGCGTGTACGAAAGCCCGTTCCCGAAGATAAGATTGCACTTGCCGAGGTGAAAGGATTTCCTCATGTACGAGGGTTTGCCGATGAACTCAGCCCTGCTCTTCTTGAGGGGCTTGTTGGGTATGCGAGACAACGGGTGGAGGAGCATAAAAACTCCAACGGTGAAAAACCCATCAATTACCTGGCTATCTCAGGCGGTGGGCCCAATGGAGCATTCGGAGCCGGATTGCTGTGTGGTTGGAGTGTCGCAGGCTCACGACCTGTTTTCGATATTGTCACCGGCGTGAGCACAGGTGCTTTTATTGCTCCGTTTGCGTTTCTTGGTGCAGACTACGACGACGAATTGAAAGAAGTGTATACAACCATTTCGTCTAACGAGATTTATGTTTTTAAGGGCATCATGAGTATTCTTCGAGGTGATTCCGTCTTTGATACGGCCCCTCTTGATACCTTGGTCAAACAGTATATTACGAAAGAGATGATGGATGCTGTTGCACGGGAATATCGTGTTGGTCGGCGATTATACATAGGCACAACCAATCTCGATGCCAAACGCAGTGTCGTGTGGGACATGGGGGCAATTGCGTCTCAAGGCACTTCCGAAGCCTTGAAGTTGTTCCAAGATGTCCTTATCGGGTCGTCGGCTATTCCCGTGGCGTTTCCTCCCATGTACTTCAAGGTTGAAGCTGACGGTAAAACCTGGGACGAAATGCATGTTGATGGTGGGGTGACAACGCAGATATTTCTCTACGGGCCGCATGTCAATCCTCGAAAAATCTATACCTCTCTCCACTTACCACTCCCCGATAGTCCACGACATCTTTATGTTCTCGTGAACAACCGTATGGGTGCGACGTATGATCCTGTTTCGCCACGTCTTCTTTCTATTGCCGCCGATGCCGTATCGTCTTTGATTAAAGCGCAGACTATGGGCGCAATTTATACCATGTACAACTTAAGTCGCGACGATGACGTCGACTTTAATCTTGCCTGTATCCCCGAATCGTTCACCTTGGATACTGGTGAAGATTTTGATCCCCAAATTATGAAAGAGCTCTTTCAGCTCGGATATGATTTAGCATTAACCGATAAACTTTGGAGCAAAACACCGCCGGATTACTCATCACAGTAAATTACTGTCGTGTTCCCCTGCGTGATACACGCTGAATTCTCCTTGTCTCGCTTCTAGAGATGGGCTATTTCATTTGTTACAATTATATTGATTTGTGTTTGCGGGCGTGATTGGTTCTGCAGTCTTTGATATGAATATGAGAGTATACCTATCCATGTTATGCCGCGCATTTCTGCACGTCTTGCCGATAGTTTGGCTGATATCGTTGGAATGCGTTGGGCTGGGCTTCGCCGCTACAGAACAAGAACATTCCACTCCATCACCAACGCTTCATATTCTCGCCACGTATTCTCCCCCCATTACGTTTCTTCAGGACGATCGTCCCACCGGATTTGGGGTGGAACTCGTCCGGGAAATTGCTCGTCGTCTCAATGAAAACGTAGATATTACCATACGTCATGCCAACGCAAAAGATGGCTCTTCTGCTCGGTCGCAATTAGAAGCCATTCTCCCTCTTTTGCGCACACCTGAACGAGAGAACTTGTATAAGTGGGTCGGCCCTGTTCTCCCAAAGCGCATTATACTCTATGGGTTGAAGGACAATGTTGTCGGCATATCCAGCTTGGATCAAGCCAAACGGGTGAGTCGTATTGCTGCCGTGACCGGTTCAGATGCCTATAGGGGGCTGACCAACAAAGGGTTTTCTAATCTGATGGCGTCGCGCAGCCCGGCACAATGTGCCGATGATTTGAAATATGGACGTGCTCAGCTTTGGCTTACCGACAATATCACTATGCTTGAAGCGGTGCGAGCTGTCGGCCTCAATCCCAAAGACATCGTTCCTGTTGTCACGGTGATGGAAACAGCGTCGTATATCGGTTTCACGTTGAGTAGCGATGACCGCATCGTTAATGCCTGGCAGCGGACGCTTGATGAGATGAAACGTGACGGTACTTTTGATACACTTGAGCAGTCCTGGATTTTAGATCCTACGAGCCCGAGAGATATTGGTCTGACCGATGAAGAAAAGGATTTTCTTGCCAAACATCCGGTCGTGCATCTTGGTGTGGACCCATTGTGGCCTCCTTTCGAATTTCTCTCCGCCGAAGGGGAATACGAGGGGATGGCTTCTCAGTATATGCGTCTGCTTTCGGATATGCTTGGTATTACCATGGAGGTTGTTCCTCAGCCAACATGGGGAGATGTGATTATTGCCGCCAAAGCACGAGACGTCGATGTCCTCGCGTGTGCGGTGAAAAGCCCAGAGCGTGATAGCTATCTCGACTTTACGGAACCCTACCTCACGTTTCCCATGATTATCCTGACTCGTGACGACGCGCCTCCTTTGCGCGGGCTGAAAGATCTTAACGGGAAACGCGTTGCGGTCATTACATCATTTGCGACTGAAGATATTTTGCGAAGTCGGCATCCTTCTTTCGAATATATCAATGTCGACAACCTTGAAGAGGCTTTGCGTGCCGTCTCCACGGGGCAGGTCTTCGCCTTCGTCGGCAACATTGCATCGACATCATATTATATTCATAAATTAGGGCTGACCAATATCAAAGTGGCTGCCCCCACACCGTATGAATTCAAATTGTCCCTTGCTGTTCGAAATGACTGGCCGGAATTCATTCCTATTTTTAATAAAGCGCTCCGTGCCATCCCTGAAAATCGGCGAGATGATATTTATCGACGCTGGATAACGCTTCGATTTGAGCACACTGTTATCTCACGTGATACCTTGCTTTGGGTACTGCCAACAGTGGGGGCGCTTTTATTGCTGCTTGGGGTGACCTTGTATTGGAACCGCAAATTGTATCTCGAAAGTCGCCGCCGGGAAGATACGCAACATGCGTTGTTTGCGAGTGAAGCCCATTACCGGACATTGTTCGAAAATAGTCCCATTTCGTTATGGGAAGAAGACTTCTCCAGCGCAATGGCGGAGTTGGCAATACTGGAAGATGCTGGCATTCCCAATTTACATGATTATTTTGATCGCAATCCAGACGAGTGCAAGCGGATTGTTGCATGTGTCACCGTGCGTAATGTTAATCAAGCCACGGTGAATCTCCTCGGGGCATCGTCCAAAGAAGAACTTCTTGGTCGCATTGATAAAGTTTTTGTCGAGGAATCAGAGACCGTTTTTCTCCATGAACTTATTCATTTGTATGAAGGTGCGACGCTGTTTACAGAGCAGACCGTCAATCGTCGTTTGGATGGGGAAATTATTGATGTGTACCTCAATTTGAGTGTTCCACCGGGTTCCCATGCCTTCATGGACCGCGTTCTTGTCTCGTTGATTGACATCACGAAGCAAAAACGCATGGAAGAAGAACTCAATGCCCGCATTCAAGAAGCCGAAGCGGAGATGATGCGGCGAGAATATGTGGAAGCCGAGCTCCTGGCAGCCAAAGAGGCCGCCGATGCAGCAAACCGTGCAAAAAGCGAGTTCTTAGCTGCAATGAGTCACGAAATACGAACCCCGTTACAAACAATTATCGGTGCGGCGAATACGCTGTGTACGAAAGAGGCCGAGGTGCATGAACAGGCCTTGGAAGAACTTGATACCGCCGCGAAACACTTGTTGAGCGTGGTCGATGATGTGCTTGATATGGCGCATGTCGAGGTGCGCGACCCTCTTGCTGCCACCACGGATTTTGATCTGCATCGCCTTGTGCGGAACATAGCCAGAGCGTACTTGCCGAAGGCCGCACTCAAACAACTGCTGTTGCATATTTCGCTTGGACCTGCTGTGCCTCGCTTTGTGAAAGGCGATCCAGATAGTTTGCGTAAAGCGTTATCCTGTTTGCTTGATAATGCTGTCACTTACACGGAGTCAGGAAGAGTCGAGCTTGATGTCAGAGGCATCAATCATGGTCCGTTGCCAAGCGGTCGTTTTTTAGTTCGCTTCACTGTTTGGGATACGGGACCGGGTATTGACGAAGGAATACAACAACAGATTCGTGAGTCGTTTACGCAAAGCGACGATGTCGAAGTGTTTTCGTATGGGCAGACCGGGTTGGGTCTGAGTATTTGTCGGAGATTAGCGCAGAATATGGGGGGGAGCCTTGATTTTACATGTCTCCCAGGGAAGGGATGTCGTTTTCGGTTTAGTGCTGCTTTTTTGCCTGGTACGAAAAATAAGGTTGATAACGACGCAAGTCCAAACGATGCGCCGCTTCTCGAAGGATTGCGACCACTTCTCGTCGAAGACAATGAGGTCAATCGCCATGTGACGGAGAACTATCTCAAACATATGAAGGCCGATCCCATCGTGGCATGCTCGGCAACCGAGGCCTTTGAACTTCTTGCCCACGATCACTTCGATGTCATCATCATGGATGTACAGCTTGATGACATTGACGGTATCGAAGCAACTCGCCGTATCCGACGTGGAGAGCACGGCGTGCTTGACCCTCATATCCCTATCCTTGGTTTAACCGCCCATGCGTTGGCTGAGCAACGTCAAGCTGGTCTTGCTGCCGGTATGGATGATTATTTAACGAAACCTGTGGATTTCAGTGTTCTCGCCAAGCGTATCAAAGATGTTTTGTCCGATCGCAGCCAGGGCAAGCTGTCCCCTTCCGACGTCGCAACGTCTCATCTCGAAAGTGGGCTTCTTGCTGATGTTATGCAGCTTGGTTTGGTCAGACTGGGACGCCGGCTCGATTCTGTTGAGGCCGCGCTACGGTCTCAGAATGTAGAGCTGGCGTTGATGATTATTAAGGAAGACATTGCGACTTTACCCTCGTCCGGAGCCGCACGTCACTTACAAGACATAA
This genomic stretch from Desulfovibrio inopinatus DSM 10711 harbors:
- a CDS encoding patatin-like phospholipase family protein, with amino-acid sequence MSTKEYSASAECNTLSDGYRFLCICVIVVFTLIAGGCGALRVRKPVPEDKIALAEVKGFPHVRGFADELSPALLEGLVGYARQRVEEHKNSNGEKPINYLAISGGGPNGAFGAGLLCGWSVAGSRPVFDIVTGVSTGAFIAPFAFLGADYDDELKEVYTTISSNEIYVFKGIMSILRGDSVFDTAPLDTLVKQYITKEMMDAVAREYRVGRRLYIGTTNLDAKRSVVWDMGAIASQGTSEALKLFQDVLIGSSAIPVAFPPMYFKVEADGKTWDEMHVDGGVTTQIFLYGPHVNPRKIYTSLHLPLPDSPRHLYVLVNNRMGATYDPVSPRLLSIAADAVSSLIKAQTMGAIYTMYNLSRDDDVDFNLACIPESFTLDTGEDFDPQIMKELFQLGYDLALTDKLWSKTPPDYSSQ
- a CDS encoding transporter substrate-binding domain-containing protein, giving the protein MNMRVYLSMLCRAFLHVLPIVWLISLECVGLGFAATEQEHSTPSPTLHILATYSPPITFLQDDRPTGFGVELVREIARRLNENVDITIRHANAKDGSSARSQLEAILPLLRTPERENLYKWVGPVLPKRIILYGLKDNVVGISSLDQAKRVSRIAAVTGSDAYRGLTNKGFSNLMASRSPAQCADDLKYGRAQLWLTDNITMLEAVRAVGLNPKDIVPVVTVMETASYIGFTLSSDDRIVNAWQRTLDEMKRDGTFDTLEQSWILDPTSPRDIGLTDEEKDFLAKHPVVHLGVDPLWPPFEFLSAEGEYEGMASQYMRLLSDMLGITMEVVPQPTWGDVIIAAKARDVDVLACAVKSPERDSYLDFTEPYLTFPMIILTRDDAPPLRGLKDLNGKRVAVITSFATEDILRSRHPSFEYINVDNLEEALRAVSTGQVFAFVGNIASTSYYIHKLGLTNIKVAAPTPYEFKLSLAVRNDWPEFIPIFNKALRAIPENRRDDIYRRWITLRFEHTVISRDTLLWVLPTVGALLLLLGVTLYWNRKLYLESRRREDTQHALFASEAHYRTLFENSPISLWEEDFSSAMAELAILEDAGIPNLHDYFDRNPDECKRIVACVTVRNVNQATVNLLGASSKEELLGRIDKVFVEESETVFLHELIHLYEGATLFTEQTVNRRLDGEIIDVYLNLSVPPGSHAFMDRVLVSLIDITKQKRMEEELNARIQEAEAEMMRREYVEAELLAAKEAADAANRAKSEFLAAMSHEIRTPLQTIIGAANTLCTKEAEVHEQALEELDTAAKHLLSVVDDVLDMAHVEVRDPLAATTDFDLHRLVRNIARAYLPKAALKQLLLHISLGPAVPRFVKGDPDSLRKALSCLLDNAVTYTESGRVELDVRGINHGPLPSGRFLVRFTVWDTGPGIDEGIQQQIRESFTQSDDVEVFSYGQTGLGLSICRRLAQNMGGSLDFTCLPGKGCRFRFSAAFLPGTKNKVDNDASPNDAPLLEGLRPLLVEDNEVNRHVTENYLKHMKADPIVACSATEAFELLAHDHFDVIIMDVQLDDIDGIEATRRIRRGEHGVLDPHIPILGLTAHALAEQRQAGLAAGMDDYLTKPVDFSVLAKRIKDVLSDRSQGKLSPSDVATSHLESGLLADVMQLGLVRLGRRLDSVEAALRSQNVELALMIIKEDIATLPSSGAARHLQDIKDALIDNDIQTSLQRIQQLRQVLLELENAPRGNTSVPFH